The nucleotide window CGTTCACCCTTATGAAATCCGCCTTCACGGCATAGGCTATGGAATAGGCGGCAAGGCCATCGTTCCTCAGGACGTTTATACCGAGGGGAAGGTCAACCCCGTCGCGGATTGCCTTGGCGACGGCGGTGAATGCCGCAACTGTGGTTTTGTCCACGTACTTCGGGAACGGGACGTCGCCGAAGTTCTCCACCATAATCGCGTCGAATCCGGCCTCTTCGAGGGTCTTCGCGTCCTTTAGGGCAGACTCTATCACGTCATCAAAGTTCCCGCCGTAGAGGTACGATCCTGGAAGGGGTTTCAGGTGAACCATGCCTATGAGGGGTTTCCTTTCGAATTCCATACCACCACCAACTCAAAGACGACCCGCCCGTAGTTAAGGGTTTTGGGCAGGAATGTTCAACATAATACATTGATGCAAAGCCTTATATAACCCGCGGTTGAAGTAAGGAACATCATGGTGAGGCGGAAATACATCGCCTTTCTCACGCTAACACTGCTCTCCCTCCTCCTTGTCTCCGTCGTGCTTGGACCAGCCCTCATCGAGGCTCCCCCAGGAACCAAGAGCATCGAGGAGATATTCTCCCCAAAGCTTCCGCCCGGGAACGAGACCAGCGAAACTGCTAAGGTCGAGGTTCCGGCTTCGCCCCACTTCGTTCTCCTCGTAACGGGAGCGGCCCACACCCACTACCTCAGGCTCAACGTTTACACGGACTACGTGAACGGAAGGTGGCTGACGAGAAACGCCACGAGGGTTCCGAGCAACGTCATCGCGCCCCCGGAAATAAAAGTCCCCCATCACGCCGGAGGGGACAGAATAACCGTCATCTCGTTTCTTCCCCTCAGCGGGAACCTCTTCACCCCCCTCTACACGACCCACGTTGACGGTGCCGGGGCAGAGGCTATTCCCGAGTACAACCTCTTCAGAACCCCCCTGAACGTGACCGCGTACTCCCTCTCGACGGTGAGCTACACCTTTGAGTGGCCGTATCTGATGAACCTCACGGCAGGAAACCAGACTGAGTATCTCTCAGCCCCCAACGACACCCGGCTGGTGACCCTGGCGAGGAGCATAACAACGGGGGCACGCTCGGACTACTGGAAAGCGCTCAGTATAGTTAGATACCTGGCCAGCAACTACAGGAACGTGGAGAACGCAACTCCACACGAGGAGGCTGACAGGCTGAAGTGGTTCCTGTTCGAGTCCAAGGCAGGGAGTTCCTACGACTTCGCCTCGGCCTTCGTGGTCCTGGCCCGGCTGAACGGCCTTCCCGCGAGACTCGTCGAGGGGGTTTACATCGATGCAATCCCCCAGACCCAGGTCGTGACCGAAAAGAACAGGCACTTCTGGGCGGAGGTTTACTTCGAGAACGCCGGCTGGCTCGTCTTTGACCCCCTGCACCCCACGGATCAGAACGTGTACATGCCTTTCGAACTGGAGGCACCTGGAGTTCTGATGCCCCTGGAGCGGGGTTCATCTGGAACGGTCACGATAAAGTTCGAGCGGGTCGCGAGAGGGGCAAACGCGAGCGTTACCGTGGACGTTCCAACCCTCGGGAGGATAGCGGTCATCAACGAGTCGGGGATATACAACCTGACGGTGGGGCCCTTCGGGGAGCCAGGCTACTATCCCGTCATGGTCAGGGCAACGGACGGGGAAGGAAACTCGCAGACCCTGATCGTTCCGGTTACTGTCCCGGGAAACGTGAGTGCCCTGCCAGACCCAGTTACGGCGTACCTGCGCAAGAACGATGCACTTACCGTGGAACTCACCGTGCCCGGCACCGGAGGGGTGGGCCTCAAAACGGGATCCCCCCTGGTGGATTCCTGGTTCTCCATCGAAACCCTGCGAAACGAGACCAGGATGTACGTCAGGCTAATTCCACCCGACGACTACCCGAACGGCTGGCACATCGAGAACCTCACCGTCACGAGAGAAGCGGACGAATACAAAATCCACCTCCCGATTTTCGTGGTGGAGCGAACCGAAATCAAAGCGGAGGCACCTGGAGCGGTGACCGCGGGGGACTCGTTCGTTATAAACGGGACCGTGGAAGGTAGCGCCAGGGGCGAACGACCGCGCCGGGGAAGCGTGGCGGCGTTCATAAACGACGGGGAAAGGGACGTCCTGATAGGCTACGCAAACGTATCCAACGGGACCTTCACGCTCCCCGTTAACATCCCGGTGTACCTCTCCCCCGGGACTAAGCAGGTCTTCATATACTACCTCACTCCCCCCGGATATCCTTACCTCCCATCCGGGGCTACATTCACGGTCGAAGTCAGGGGGCTGGCCAGATTCTCGATGCCTGGGCTGATACTGGCCAGACCAGGCAACGTCACGGTCATCGGCAGCCTCCTAAGCGGGGCTGGGAAACCGATAGCCAATGCCAGCATCGAATACTACCTCGATGGAAGGCCCCTCGGGGAGACCTCCACCCTCACGGACGGCAGGTTCTCCCTGGTTCTCCGGCTCCCCACGATTGAGAGGCACGTGCTGACAGTGAGGTATCCAGGAAGTCCGGAGTACTCTCCATCCGCCATGAACGTCACGGTGGCGACCGTTGAGCTGGATGTTCCGGAGAGGATAACCGGAGAAATCGGGGAGCCCATCAGAATCGGTGGAAAGGTCGCTGGAATCGAGGACGTGGCCCTGCAGGCCTACGTGTTTCCGGGGAAGACGTATCCAGTAGACGTGACCAACGGAAGCTTTGAGCTGACGATCGAACCATTCCAGACGGTCGGGGAAAGGCCCGTGGAATTCCGCCACGGTACCAGAACCCTTGGGAGAACGACGGTGGTGGTTCTTTCACCGGTGGAAATAGAGCTCCTGACGCCGAGGGCGGAGGGCGAAAAAACCGCGGCGCTGAGGTTCAGGGTCGTTGATCCCGTCAACAATCCGGTGAGCGGGGTTTACCTCAACGTCAGCGTGGACGGCTTCGCGATGCGGGTAATGACCAACGGCTCCGGAGTAGCCACCCTCGAAGTTCCTGTGCCAGAGGAGGAAACCAACACAACTGTGGTTGTTGTCTTCGACGGCTCATCCTACTACCTGCCCGCGAGCGGGAGGTTCCATGTCGTGATAGCCAGAAGACGGGGAATCCCCTGGGCCTACATCGCCATAGCTCTGGTCATCGGCGCATTGATAGTTAGATACCGTCTCACGAGAAGAAGACCTGAGAGAAGGAGGGCGGAGAATGTTCTGAAAATT belongs to Thermococcus camini and includes:
- a CDS encoding transglutaminase domain-containing protein, whose product is MVRRKYIAFLTLTLLSLLLVSVVLGPALIEAPPGTKSIEEIFSPKLPPGNETSETAKVEVPASPHFVLLVTGAAHTHYLRLNVYTDYVNGRWLTRNATRVPSNVIAPPEIKVPHHAGGDRITVISFLPLSGNLFTPLYTTHVDGAGAEAIPEYNLFRTPLNVTAYSLSTVSYTFEWPYLMNLTAGNQTEYLSAPNDTRLVTLARSITTGARSDYWKALSIVRYLASNYRNVENATPHEEADRLKWFLFESKAGSSYDFASAFVVLARLNGLPARLVEGVYIDAIPQTQVVTEKNRHFWAEVYFENAGWLVFDPLHPTDQNVYMPFELEAPGVLMPLERGSSGTVTIKFERVARGANASVTVDVPTLGRIAVINESGIYNLTVGPFGEPGYYPVMVRATDGEGNSQTLIVPVTVPGNVSALPDPVTAYLRKNDALTVELTVPGTGGVGLKTGSPLVDSWFSIETLRNETRMYVRLIPPDDYPNGWHIENLTVTREADEYKIHLPIFVVERTEIKAEAPGAVTAGDSFVINGTVEGSARGERPRRGSVAAFINDGERDVLIGYANVSNGTFTLPVNIPVYLSPGTKQVFIYYLTPPGYPYLPSGATFTVEVRGLARFSMPGLILARPGNVTVIGSLLSGAGKPIANASIEYYLDGRPLGETSTLTDGRFSLVLRLPTIERHVLTVRYPGSPEYSPSAMNVTVATVELDVPERITGEIGEPIRIGGKVAGIEDVALQAYVFPGKTYPVDVTNGSFELTIEPFQTVGERPVEFRHGTRTLGRTTVVVLSPVEIELLTPRAEGEKTAALRFRVVDPVNNPVSGVYLNVSVDGFAMRVMTNGSGVATLEVPVPEEETNTTVVVVFDGSSYYLPASGRFHVVIARRRGIPWAYIAIALVIGALIVRYRLTRRRPERRRAENVLKIIFNNGIPVFREGETVELSIECEGEAELYVDGKLVGRGRDFTLAPKVGEHTIEARCGELIERATVRIVPRYDDAVVDYYERCFLPWARGAGLDVEGMTPREIAAALTDMMYPWEPLDTLTEVFERAKYSTVEVSRGEFIRFYRSLLELVGGGCVV